The following are encoded in a window of Platichthys flesus chromosome 19, fPlaFle2.1, whole genome shotgun sequence genomic DNA:
- the LOC133974974 gene encoding guanine nucleotide-binding protein G(q) subunit alpha-like — MILCSVGACCLSPEAKEARRINDEIERQLRRDKKDARREFKLLLLGTGESGKSTFIKQMRIIHGRGYTEEDKRGFTRLVYQNIFTAMQAMIQAMNTLRIPYKYEHNKANAGIVCSVDVEKATTLTNPYVDAIRSLWSDPGIQECYNRKREYQLSDSAKYYLNDLDRIAETAYLPTQQDVLRVRVPTTGIIEYPFDLENVVFRMVDVGGQRSERRKWIHCFEKVTSIMFLVALSEYDQVLIESANENRMEESLALFRTIITYKWFKDSSVILFLNKIDLLEEKIMYSHLVDYFPEYDGPQRDVKAGKEFILDMFVSLNPIEKKIIYSHFTCATDTDNIRFVFRAVKDHILQENLEVYNLV; from the exons ATGATTCTTTGCTCGGTGGGAGCGTGCTGCCTCAGCCCGGAGGCCAAAGAGGCTCGACGGATCAACGACGAGATAGAGAGGCAGCTCCGCCGGGACAAGAAGGACGCACGTAGGGAGTTCAAGCTCCTCTTACTCG GAACGGGTGAAAGTGGGAAGAGCACTTTCATCAAGCAGATGAGGATCATCCATGGCCGAGGATACACTGAGGAGGACAAGAGAGGCTTCACCCGGCTGGTCTACCAGAACATCTTCACAGCCATGCAGGCCATGATCCAGGCCATGAACACGTTACGAATCCCCTACAAGTACGAGCACAACAAG GCCAACGCAGGTATTGTCTGTAGCGTTGACGTGGAGAAGGCGACGACACTGACGAACCCGTACGTGGACGCCATCAGGAGCTTGTGGAGCGACCCGGGGATCCAGGAGTGTTACAATCGGAAGAGGGAATACCAGCTCTCGGACTCCGCCAAATA CTATCTGAATGACTTGGACCGAATAGCAGAAACTGCTTATCTGCCAACGCAGCAGGACGTCCTGAGGGTCAGGGTGCCCACCACGGGTATCATAGAGTACCCCTTTGACCTGGAGAACGTGGTGTTCAG GATGGTGGACGTGGGTGGCCAGCGTTCGGAGAGAAGGAAGTGGATCCACTGTTTTGAGAAAGTCACGTCGATCATGTTCCTGGTGGCGCTCAGCGAGTATGACCAGGTCCTCATCGAGTCGGCCAACGAG AACCGAATGGAGGAAAGCCTGGCCTTGTTCCGGACCATCATAACCTACAAGTGGTTCAAAGACTCCTCAGTCATCTTGTTCCTCAACAAGATCGATTTACTGGAGGAGAAAATCATGTATTCACATTTGGTCGACTACTTCCCTGAATACGATG GTCCCCAGAGGGACGTCAAAGCGGGCAAAGAATTCATCCTAGACATGTTTGTCAGCCTCAATCCAATCGAGAAAAAAATCATCTACTCCCACTTCACTTGcgccacagacacagacaacatTCGCTTTGTGTTCCGCGCGGTGAAGGACCACATCCTGCAGGAAAACCTGGAAGTCTACAACCTGGTTTGA
- the LOC133974972 gene encoding guanine nucleotide-binding protein subunit alpha-11-like isoform X2 has protein sequence MDECCMSAEDAERQRIHRAIEQQLRRDKRESHREFKLLLLGTGESGKSTFIKQMRIIHGSGYSEADRRGFTRLVLQNIVTAIQALIHAMKTLQVDYIDAHNTICADKLSKVEAAMVCALEPWQVDAIRNVWNDHSVQRCYDRRREFQLSDSAKYYLSDLDRITSPFYIPTLQDILRVRVPTTGIIEYPFDLSKAIFRMVDVGGQRSERKKWIHCFENVTSIIFLAALSEYDQVLYENPDENRLRESLALFKTLLSYPWFQESSTILFLNKTDLLEEKISQSHLATYFPNYKGRRNDADSAKKFILQMYKENHSGHGKHLYTHYTCATDTENIRIVFKDVKDMLFRDNLNKFNLE, from the exons ATGGACGAGTGCTGCATGTCTGCCGAGGacgcagagagacagaggataCACAGAGCAATAGAGCAGCAGCTCCGTCGTGATAAGAGAGAGTCTCACCGGGAGtttaagctgctgctgttag GGACTGGTGAAAGTGGGAAGAGCACTTTCATCAAACAGATGAGGATCATCCATGGCAGTGGATACAGTGAAGCCGACAGGAGGGGTTTCACCAGGCTTGTGCTTCAGAACATTGTCACAGCCATCCAGGCTCTGATCCATGCCATGAAGACGTTACAGGTTGACTACATCGACGCGCACAACACT ATCTGCGCGGACAAGCTGAGCAAAGTGGAGGCAGCCATGGTGTGTGCCCTGGAGCCTTGGCAGGTGGATGCCATAAGGAACGTGTGGAATGACCACAGTGTTCAAAGGTGCTACGACCGCAGGAGGGAATTCCAGTTATCTGACTCTGCCAAATA TTACCTGAGCGACTTGGACAGAATCACAAGCCCGTTTTACATCCCGACCCTGCAGGACATCTTGAGGGTCAGGGTCCCCACCACAGGCATCATAGAGTATCCCTTTGACCTTTCCAAAGCTATCTTCAG GATGGTGGATGTGGGTGGTCAGCGTTCAGAGCGGAAGAAATGGATCCactgttttgaaaatgtcacaTCCATCATTTTCCTGGCAGCCCTCAGCGAGTATGATCAAGTGCTTTATGAAAATCCCGATGAA AATCGACTGAGAGAAAGCCTCGCCTTGTTCAAGACCCTTCTTTCATACCCTTGGTTCCAAGAGTCCTCCACCATCCTCTTCCTGAACAAAACAGACCTGCTCGAAGAGAAAATCTCGCAATCCCATTTGGCGACTTACTTCCCAAACTACAAAG GGCGTAGGAATGATGCTGACTCTGCCAAAAAGTTCATCCTGCAAATGTACAAGGAGAATCACAGTGGACATGGGAAACACCTTTACACGCACTACACCTGTGCCACGGACACCGAAAACATCCGTATCGTCTTCAAAGACGTCAAAGACATGCTCTTCAGAGATAACCTGAACAAGTTCAACCTCGAATAA
- the LOC133974972 gene encoding guanine nucleotide-binding protein subunit alpha-11-like isoform X1 — MRAYTPLCLRVGGTIATCETTACSHFVLLHLIGVPIIYFSVHVTVSHISGFSFNLIVHLIHLICSGTGESGKSTFIKQMRIIHGSGYSEADRRGFTRLVLQNIVTAIQALIHAMKTLQVDYIDAHNTICADKLSKVEAAMVCALEPWQVDAIRNVWNDHSVQRCYDRRREFQLSDSAKYYLSDLDRITSPFYIPTLQDILRVRVPTTGIIEYPFDLSKAIFRMVDVGGQRSERKKWIHCFENVTSIIFLAALSEYDQVLYENPDENRLRESLALFKTLLSYPWFQESSTILFLNKTDLLEEKISQSHLATYFPNYKGRRNDADSAKKFILQMYKENHSGHGKHLYTHYTCATDTENIRIVFKDVKDMLFRDNLNKFNLE, encoded by the exons ATGCGCGCATACACACCTCTGTGCCTGAGGGTGGGGGGGACTATTGCAACCTGTGAAACCACAGCCTGTTCccattttgttttgctgcatcTGATTGGTGTTCCGATAATATATTTCTCAGTGCATGTCACAGTTTCACATATTTCGGGCTTTTCTTTTAATCTTATTGTTCATCTCATCCACCTAATATGCTCAGGGACTGGTGAAAGTGGGAAGAGCACTTTCATCAAACAGATGAGGATCATCCATGGCAGTGGATACAGTGAAGCCGACAGGAGGGGTTTCACCAGGCTTGTGCTTCAGAACATTGTCACAGCCATCCAGGCTCTGATCCATGCCATGAAGACGTTACAGGTTGACTACATCGACGCGCACAACACT ATCTGCGCGGACAAGCTGAGCAAAGTGGAGGCAGCCATGGTGTGTGCCCTGGAGCCTTGGCAGGTGGATGCCATAAGGAACGTGTGGAATGACCACAGTGTTCAAAGGTGCTACGACCGCAGGAGGGAATTCCAGTTATCTGACTCTGCCAAATA TTACCTGAGCGACTTGGACAGAATCACAAGCCCGTTTTACATCCCGACCCTGCAGGACATCTTGAGGGTCAGGGTCCCCACCACAGGCATCATAGAGTATCCCTTTGACCTTTCCAAAGCTATCTTCAG GATGGTGGATGTGGGTGGTCAGCGTTCAGAGCGGAAGAAATGGATCCactgttttgaaaatgtcacaTCCATCATTTTCCTGGCAGCCCTCAGCGAGTATGATCAAGTGCTTTATGAAAATCCCGATGAA AATCGACTGAGAGAAAGCCTCGCCTTGTTCAAGACCCTTCTTTCATACCCTTGGTTCCAAGAGTCCTCCACCATCCTCTTCCTGAACAAAACAGACCTGCTCGAAGAGAAAATCTCGCAATCCCATTTGGCGACTTACTTCCCAAACTACAAAG GGCGTAGGAATGATGCTGACTCTGCCAAAAAGTTCATCCTGCAAATGTACAAGGAGAATCACAGTGGACATGGGAAACACCTTTACACGCACTACACCTGTGCCACGGACACCGAAAACATCCGTATCGTCTTCAAAGACGTCAAAGACATGCTCTTCAGAGATAACCTGAACAAGTTCAACCTCGAATAA
- the prune2 gene encoding protein prune homolog 2, whose amino-acid sequence MDLASESKMNSEAGEGRPVPPTSLPLQGGPTQRKKLSAPRISLSLDQSEDDLGETPDDLDINVDDLDTPDEGDYLDYTDHETDWEDPNAASRTGTSEPYESIPTYSAEEERHDGKLWRTVVIGEQEHRINMKIIEPYMRVISHGGYYANGVNAIIVFAACFLPDSDREEYHEIMENLFLYVISTLELMVAEDYMIVYLNGATPHRRMPGLGWLKKCYQMIDRRLRKNLKSFIILHPSWFIRTILAVTKPFISAKFSSKIKYVNSLDELQELIPMDCIQIPECIIRLDKELKAASENSKVNIFLQGSEPAAAAAGRTDRANAAGASSS is encoded by the exons ATGGACCTAGCATCAGAGAGTAAAATGAACTCTGAAGCGGGCGAAGGCCGACCAG TGCCTCCTACCTCTCTTCCCCTACAAGGAGGCCCGACCCAGAGGAAGAAGCTCTCCGCCCCTCGCATCAGCCTTTCACTGGACCAGAGCGAGGATGACTTGGGGGAAACGCCAGACGATCTCGACATCAACGTCGATGACCTCGACACTCCTGATGAGGGGGACTACCTCGACTACACGGACCATGAAACGGACTGGGAAG ACCCGAATGCTGCCAGCAGGACTGGGACCAGTGAGCCTTATGAATCCATCCCGACGTACAGCGCAGAGGAGGAGCGCCACGACGGGAAGCTGTGGAGGACGGTCGTCATCGGGGAGCAGGAGCACCGCATCAACATGAAGATCATTGAGCCCTACATGAGAGTCATCTCCCACGGAG GCTACTATGCCAATGGAGTGAACGCCATCATCGTGTTTGCTGCCTGTTTCCTGCCAGACAGCGACAGAGAGGAGTACCATGAAATAATGGAGAACCTCTTCCT ctATGTGATCAGCACCCTGGAGCTGATGGTGGCGGAGGACTACATGATCGTGTACCTGAATGGAGCCACACCCCACAGAAGAATGCCTGGCCTCGGTTGGTTGAAGAAGTGCTATCAGATGATTGATAGAAG gcTCAGGAAGAATTTGAAATCCTTCATTATTCTCCATCCATCCTGGTTCATCAGGACCATTCTAGCAGTTACCAAGCCCTTCATCAG TGCCAAGTTCAGCAGTAAGATAAAGTACGTGAACAGTTTGGACGAGCTTCAGGAACTCATCCCCATGGATTGCATCCAGATCCCAGAGTGCATCATTAG ACTCGACAAGGAACTGAAGGCAGCATCGGAGAACTCAAA AGTGAATATTTTCCTGCAGGGATCGGAgccagcggcggcagcagcgggCAGAACCGA CCGAGCAAACGCAGCCGGTGCCAGCAGCTCTTAA